From one Streptomyces chromofuscus genomic stretch:
- the mce gene encoding methylmalonyl-CoA epimerase, giving the protein MLTRIDHIGIACHDLDATVEFYRTTYGFEVFHTEVNEEQGVREAMLKINDTSDGGSSYLQLLEPTREDSTVAKWLAKNGEGVHHIAFGTADVDGDAASIKDKGVRVLYEEPRRGSMGSRITFLHPKDCHGVLTELVTSAAVESPEH; this is encoded by the coding sequence ATGCTGACGCGAATCGACCACATCGGGATCGCCTGTCACGACCTCGACGCGACCGTCGAGTTCTACAGGACCACCTACGGCTTCGAGGTGTTCCACACCGAGGTCAACGAGGAGCAGGGCGTACGCGAGGCCATGCTCAAGATCAACGATACGTCCGACGGCGGTTCCTCGTACCTGCAACTGCTGGAGCCGACCCGGGAGGACTCCACCGTCGCGAAGTGGCTGGCCAAGAACGGCGAGGGCGTCCACCACATCGCCTTCGGCACGGCGGACGTCGACGGGGACGCTGCCTCGATCAAGGACAAGGGCGTACGCGTTCTGTACGAGGAGCCCCGGCGCGGCTCCATGGGGTCGCGGATCACCTTCCTGCACCCCAAGGATTGTCACGGAGTACTGACAGAACTGGTCACTTCGGCGGCTGTTGAGTCACCTGAGCACTGA
- a CDS encoding response regulator transcription factor: MRLLIVEDERRLALSLAKGLTAEGYAVDVVHDGLDGLHRATESPYDLVVLDIMLPGMNGYRVCSTLRAAGNDVPILMLTAKDGEYDEAEGLDTGADDYLTKPFSYVVLVARVRALLRRRGQHGASPVLTVGPLRVDTAARRVTRDGDEIALTAKEFAVLEQFAVRAGEVVSKAEILEHVWDFAYEGDPNIVEVYVSALRRKLGAGLIRTVRGAGYRLEAPR; this comes from the coding sequence ATGCGGCTGCTGATCGTGGAGGACGAAAGACGTCTCGCGCTGTCCCTGGCCAAGGGCCTGACGGCGGAGGGCTACGCGGTGGACGTCGTCCACGACGGCCTGGATGGCCTGCACCGGGCGACCGAGTCGCCGTACGACCTGGTCGTGCTCGACATCATGCTCCCCGGCATGAACGGCTACCGCGTCTGCTCCACCCTCCGCGCCGCCGGCAACGACGTACCGATCCTGATGCTCACCGCCAAGGACGGCGAGTACGACGAGGCGGAGGGCCTCGACACGGGCGCCGACGACTATCTGACCAAGCCGTTCTCGTACGTCGTCCTGGTCGCCCGCGTCAGGGCGCTGCTGCGCCGCCGCGGACAGCACGGCGCCTCGCCGGTCCTCACGGTCGGCCCCCTCCGCGTGGACACCGCCGCCCGCCGGGTCACCCGCGACGGCGACGAGATCGCCCTGACCGCCAAGGAGTTCGCGGTGCTGGAGCAGTTCGCGGTGCGGGCCGGCGAGGTGGTGTCCAAGGCGGAGATCCTGGAGCACGTCTGGGACTTCGCGTACGAGGGCGATCCGAACATCGTCGAGGTGTACGTCAGCGCGCTGCGCCGCAAGCTGGGCGCGGGGCTGATCCGCACGGTACGGGGCGCCGGCTACCGGCTGGAGGCGCCGCGATGA
- the scy gene encoding polarized growth protein Scy codes for MRGYESQEREPAADVDHLTRFEAEMKRLRTEREKAIQHAEDLGYQVEVLRAKLHEARRTLMTRPAYDSADIGYQAEQLLRNAQMQADQIRADAERELSQARAQTQRILQEHAEQAARLQAELHAEAVSRRQQLDQELAERRQTVESHVNENVAWAEQLRSRTEQQARRLLEESRAEAEQAMAAARAEAERLTAEARQRLQSEAESARAEAEQLLRRARTDAERLLNAASTQAQEATDHAEQLRSSTVSESDAARRQAAELSRAAETRMAEAEEALRKAQSEAEKLVTEAKEAAAKTLAGAAAANETRTRTAKEQVARLVSEATKEAETTKAEAEQLVADARAEAEKIVAEAGEKARTVTAEETASQLSKAARTAEDVLNKASEDAKKTTKAATEEAERIRREAEAEADRLRAEAHDIAEQLKGAAKDDTKEYRAKTVELQEEARRLRGEAEQLRAEAVAEGEKIRAEARKQAVAQIEEAAKTAEELLAKAKADADELRQSATTDSEKVRTEAIERATTLRRQAEETLERTRQEAERHRAEVVEQSEGIRADAERAARELREETERAVESRRVEAAEELRRLQTDAEGRLAAAEQALTDAREEAERIRREAAEESERLRAESAERIRTLQAQAEAEAERLRTEAAADASASRAEGEAIAVRLRSEAAAEAERLKSEAQDTADRVRAEAQAAAERLAQEASETLAAAQEEAARRRREAEELLGAARQEADQERERAREQSEELLASARKRVEEAQAEAVRLVEEADRRATEMVSAAEQHAQQVRDSVTGLHEQAQEEIAGLRSAAEHAADRARREAQEEADRVRADAYAERERAAEDAGRLRREASEESEAARALAERTMAEAIAEAERLRTDAAEHAQRVRTEASDAIAEADQAAARTRADAREDANRIRSDAAEQADTLINEARSEAERLQTETVAEAERVRTEALAQAEKLVGDATGEAERLRAEAAETVGSAQQHAERIRTEAARVKADAAQEAERVTTAAREEAERTRDEARKDANKRRSEAAEQVDKLITETTSEADKLLTEAQQQALKTTADAEAQADTMVGAARNEADRLVSDATVEGNALVEKARTDADELLVGARRDATAIRERAEELRARITAEIEELHERARREAAETMKSTGDRCDALIKAAEEQLAKAQAKAKELVSEANSEAGKVRIAAVKKAEGLLKEAEQKKAALVKEAEELKAEAIREARRTVEEGKRELEVLVRRREDINAEISRVQDVLEALESFEAPSGKDGTVKAGATVGAPRSGGKSAEG; via the coding sequence GTGCGGGGCTACGAGAGCCAGGAGCGAGAGCCGGCGGCTGACGTCGACCACCTCACTCGGTTCGAAGCCGAGATGAAGCGGCTGAGGACCGAGCGGGAAAAGGCCATCCAGCACGCCGAGGACCTCGGCTACCAGGTCGAGGTGCTGCGCGCCAAGCTGCACGAGGCGCGGCGCACGCTCATGACGCGGCCTGCCTATGACAGCGCCGACATCGGCTATCAGGCCGAGCAGTTGCTGCGCAACGCCCAGATGCAGGCGGACCAGATCCGTGCCGACGCCGAGCGCGAGCTCAGCCAGGCCCGGGCGCAGACCCAGCGGATCCTCCAGGAGCATGCCGAGCAGGCGGCCAGGCTCCAGGCCGAGCTGCACGCCGAGGCCGTCTCGCGCCGCCAGCAGCTCGACCAGGAGCTCGCCGAGCGCCGGCAGACCGTCGAGTCGCACGTCAACGAGAACGTGGCCTGGGCCGAGCAGCTGCGGTCCCGCACCGAGCAGCAGGCGCGCCGGCTGCTGGAGGAGTCCCGGGCCGAGGCCGAGCAGGCCATGGCGGCCGCGCGTGCGGAGGCCGAACGGCTGACCGCCGAGGCCCGGCAGCGCCTGCAGAGCGAGGCCGAGTCCGCGCGCGCCGAGGCCGAGCAGTTGCTGCGCCGGGCCCGCACGGACGCCGAGCGGCTGCTGAACGCCGCCTCCACGCAGGCGCAGGAGGCCACCGACCACGCCGAGCAGCTGCGGTCGTCGACCGTCTCGGAGTCCGACGCAGCCAGGCGCCAGGCCGCCGAGCTGAGCCGGGCCGCGGAAACGCGGATGGCCGAGGCCGAGGAGGCCCTGCGCAAGGCGCAGTCCGAGGCGGAGAAGCTGGTCACCGAGGCCAAGGAGGCCGCGGCCAAGACCCTCGCCGGCGCCGCGGCGGCGAACGAGACCCGTACGCGTACCGCCAAGGAGCAGGTCGCCCGGCTCGTCAGCGAGGCGACGAAGGAGGCCGAGACCACCAAGGCGGAGGCCGAGCAGCTGGTCGCGGACGCCCGCGCCGAGGCCGAGAAGATCGTCGCGGAGGCCGGCGAGAAGGCCCGCACGGTCACCGCGGAGGAGACCGCGAGCCAGCTGTCCAAGGCGGCCAGGACCGCCGAGGACGTGCTGAACAAGGCGTCGGAGGACGCCAAGAAGACCACGAAGGCGGCCACCGAGGAGGCCGAGCGGATCCGCCGTGAGGCGGAGGCCGAGGCCGACCGGCTGCGCGCCGAGGCGCACGACATCGCCGAGCAGCTCAAGGGCGCCGCGAAGGACGACACCAAGGAGTACCGCGCCAAGACCGTCGAACTCCAGGAGGAGGCCCGGCGGCTGCGCGGCGAGGCCGAGCAGCTGCGCGCCGAGGCGGTCGCCGAGGGCGAGAAGATCCGCGCGGAGGCCCGCAAGCAGGCCGTGGCGCAGATCGAGGAGGCGGCCAAGACCGCCGAGGAACTGCTCGCCAAGGCGAAGGCCGACGCCGACGAGCTGCGGCAGAGCGCGACCACCGACAGCGAGAAGGTCCGCACCGAGGCCATCGAGCGGGCGACCACGCTGCGCCGGCAGGCCGAGGAGACGCTGGAGCGCACCCGCCAGGAGGCCGAACGGCACCGCGCGGAGGTCGTGGAGCAGTCCGAGGGCATCCGTGCCGACGCCGAGCGGGCCGCGCGCGAGCTGCGCGAGGAGACCGAGCGGGCCGTGGAGTCCCGCCGCGTGGAGGCCGCCGAGGAACTCAGGCGGCTCCAGACGGACGCGGAGGGCCGGCTCGCCGCCGCCGAGCAGGCGCTGACCGACGCCCGCGAGGAGGCCGAGCGCATCCGCCGGGAGGCCGCCGAGGAGAGCGAGCGACTGCGCGCCGAGTCGGCGGAGCGGATCCGCACGCTCCAGGCGCAGGCCGAGGCGGAGGCCGAGCGGCTGCGCACCGAGGCCGCGGCCGACGCGTCCGCCTCCCGGGCGGAGGGCGAGGCCATCGCCGTACGGCTGCGCTCGGAGGCCGCGGCGGAGGCCGAGCGGCTGAAGTCGGAGGCTCAGGACACCGCCGACCGGGTACGGGCCGAGGCGCAGGCCGCCGCCGAGCGGCTGGCGCAGGAGGCGTCCGAGACGCTGGCCGCCGCGCAGGAGGAGGCCGCCCGCCGCCGCCGCGAGGCCGAGGAACTTCTCGGCGCGGCCCGCCAGGAGGCCGACCAGGAGCGCGAGCGGGCCCGCGAGCAGAGCGAGGAGCTGCTGGCCTCGGCGCGCAAGCGCGTGGAGGAGGCGCAGGCCGAGGCCGTACGCCTGGTGGAGGAGGCCGACCGGCGCGCCACCGAGATGGTGTCGGCGGCCGAGCAGCACGCCCAACAGGTACGGGACTCGGTCACCGGGCTGCACGAGCAGGCCCAGGAGGAGATCGCCGGGCTGCGCAGCGCCGCCGAGCACGCGGCGGACCGCGCCCGGCGGGAGGCACAGGAGGAGGCGGACCGGGTCCGCGCCGACGCCTACGCCGAGCGGGAGCGGGCCGCCGAGGACGCGGGCCGGCTCCGGCGGGAGGCGAGCGAGGAGTCGGAGGCCGCCAGGGCGCTGGCCGAGCGCACCATGGCGGAGGCGATCGCCGAGGCCGAGCGGCTGCGCACCGACGCCGCCGAGCACGCCCAGCGGGTGCGCACCGAGGCGTCGGACGCCATCGCCGAGGCCGACCAGGCGGCGGCACGCACGCGTGCGGACGCCCGCGAGGACGCCAACCGCATCCGGTCGGACGCGGCGGAGCAGGCGGACACCCTCATCAACGAGGCGCGCAGCGAGGCCGAGCGGCTCCAGACGGAGACCGTCGCCGAGGCCGAGCGGGTGCGCACCGAGGCACTCGCCCAGGCCGAGAAGCTGGTCGGCGACGCGACCGGCGAGGCGGAGCGGCTGCGCGCCGAGGCCGCCGAGACGGTCGGGTCGGCGCAGCAGCACGCCGAGCGGATCCGCACGGAGGCCGCGCGCGTCAAGGCGGACGCCGCCCAGGAGGCGGAGCGGGTCACCACGGCCGCGCGCGAGGAGGCCGAGCGGACGCGGGACGAGGCCCGCAAGGACGCCAACAAGCGGCGTTCGGAGGCGGCCGAGCAGGTCGACAAGCTCATCACGGAGACCACCTCCGAGGCCGACAAACTGCTCACCGAGGCGCAGCAGCAGGCGCTGAAGACCACCGCGGACGCCGAGGCGCAGGCCGACACCATGGTGGGCGCGGCCCGCAATGAGGCCGACCGGCTGGTGTCCGACGCGACCGTCGAGGGCAACGCGCTGGTGGAGAAGGCCCGTACGGACGCGGACGAACTCCTCGTCGGCGCGCGCCGGGACGCGACCGCGATAAGGGAGCGGGCGGAGGAGCTGCGGGCGCGGATCACCGCGGAGATCGAGGAGTTGCACGAGCGGGCCCGCCGGGAGGCCGCCGAGACCATGAAGTCGACCGGCGACCGCTGCGACGCGCTCATCAAGGCCGCCGAGGAGCAGCTCGCCAAGGCCCAGGCGAAGGCGAAGGAGCTGGTGTCCGAGGCCAACTCCGAGGCCGGCAAGGTGCGCATCGCCGCCGTGAAGAAGGCGGAGGGCCTGCTGAAGGAGGCCGAGCAGAAGAAGGCGGCGCTCGTCAAGGAGGCCGAGGAGCTGAAGGCCGAGGCGATCCGGGAGGCCAGGCGCACGGTCGAGGAGGGCAAGCGCGAGCTGGAGGTCCTGGTGCGCCGCCGCGAGGACATCAACGCGGAGATCTCCCGGGTGCAGGACGTCCTGGAGGCGCTGGAGTCGTTCGAGGCACCGTCCGGCAAGGACGGCACGGTCAAGGCCGGCGCGACGGTCGGCGCCCCTCGATCGGGTGGCAAGTCCGCGGAGGGCTAG
- a CDS encoding acetyl-CoA C-acetyltransferase, with product MSSATNGSTSVIVAGARTPMGRLLGSLKSFSGADLGGFAIKAALDRAGIGGDQVQYVIMGQVLQAGAGQIPARQAAVKAGIPMSVPALTINKVCLSGLDAIALADQLIRAGEFDVIVAGGQESMTNAPHLLPKSREGYKYGAVQMLDAMAHDGLTDSFENVAMGESTEKHNTRLGIARQEQDEIAARSHQRAAAAQKNGVFEAEITPVEIPQRKGEPVVFSKDEGIRGDTTVESLAKLRPAFAKDGTITAGSSSQISDGAAAVVVMSKAKAEELGLEWIAEIGAHGNVAGPDNSLQSQPSNAILHALKKEGMEVSDLDLIEINEAFAAVAVQSMKDLGVSTEKVNVNGGAIALGHPIGMSGARLVLHLALELKRRGGGVGAAALCGGGGQGDALIVRVPKS from the coding sequence ATGTCTTCTGCAACGAACGGCTCGACATCCGTCATCGTCGCGGGCGCCCGTACCCCGATGGGACGACTGCTCGGCTCGCTGAAGTCCTTCTCCGGAGCCGACCTCGGCGGCTTCGCGATCAAGGCCGCCCTCGACCGTGCGGGGATCGGCGGCGACCAGGTGCAGTACGTGATCATGGGGCAGGTGCTCCAGGCCGGGGCGGGCCAGATCCCGGCGCGCCAGGCCGCGGTCAAGGCCGGCATCCCGATGAGCGTCCCGGCGCTCACCATCAACAAGGTGTGCCTCTCCGGCCTCGACGCCATCGCCCTCGCCGACCAGCTGATCCGCGCCGGCGAGTTCGACGTGATCGTCGCGGGCGGCCAGGAGTCCATGACGAACGCCCCGCACCTGCTGCCGAAGTCCCGCGAGGGCTACAAGTACGGCGCGGTCCAGATGCTCGACGCGATGGCCCACGACGGCCTGACCGACTCCTTCGAGAACGTCGCCATGGGCGAGTCGACGGAGAAGCACAACACCCGCCTGGGCATCGCCCGCCAGGAGCAGGACGAGATCGCGGCCCGGTCCCACCAGCGTGCCGCCGCCGCGCAGAAGAACGGCGTCTTCGAGGCCGAGATCACCCCGGTGGAGATCCCGCAGCGCAAGGGCGAGCCGGTCGTCTTCAGCAAGGACGAGGGCATCCGCGGCGACACCACGGTCGAGTCGCTGGCCAAGCTGCGCCCGGCCTTCGCCAAGGACGGCACGATCACCGCGGGCTCGTCGTCGCAGATCTCCGACGGCGCGGCCGCCGTCGTGGTGATGAGCAAGGCCAAGGCCGAGGAGCTGGGCCTCGAGTGGATCGCCGAGATCGGCGCGCACGGCAACGTCGCGGGCCCGGACAACAGCCTCCAGTCCCAGCCGTCCAACGCCATCCTGCACGCCCTGAAGAAGGAGGGCATGGAGGTGTCGGACCTCGACCTGATCGAGATCAACGAGGCCTTCGCCGCCGTGGCCGTGCAGTCAATGAAGGACCTCGGGGTGTCCACCGAAAAGGTGAATGTCAACGGAGGCGCCATTGCCCTGGGTCACCCGATCGGGATGTCCGGCGCCCGTCTGGTACTCCACCTGGCTCTGGAACTGAAGCGGCGCGGCGGCGGCGTCGGGGCGGCGGCGCTGTGCGGTGGCGGCGGTCAGGGTGACGCGCTGATCGTGCGGGTACCGAAGTCCTGA
- a CDS encoding MarR family winged helix-turn-helix transcriptional regulator: protein METETATRWLTDAEQGAWRTHLEVNRLLTYQLEKDLQPFGLTMNDYEILVNLSESEDSRMRMSDLASATMQSKSRLSHQITRMENADLVRRENCESDRRGLFAVLTDHGMETMHKVAPHHVASVRRHFIDLLPSDSLTELDKALKPIAEHLRGQRGRP, encoded by the coding sequence ATGGAGACCGAGACGGCCACGCGCTGGCTGACCGATGCGGAGCAGGGTGCCTGGCGCACCCACCTGGAGGTCAACAGGCTGTTGACGTACCAGCTCGAAAAGGACCTTCAGCCGTTCGGCCTGACGATGAACGACTACGAGATCCTGGTGAATCTGTCCGAGTCGGAGGATTCGCGGATGCGGATGAGTGACCTGGCCTCCGCGACCATGCAGTCGAAGAGCCGCCTCTCGCACCAGATCACGCGCATGGAGAACGCCGACCTGGTGCGGCGGGAGAACTGCGAGTCCGACCGCCGCGGGCTCTTCGCGGTGCTCACCGACCACGGCATGGAGACGATGCATAAGGTCGCTCCCCACCACGTGGCGTCCGTGCGGAGGCACTTCATCGACCTGCTGCCCTCCGACTCCCTCACGGAGCTGGACAAGGCCCTGAAGCCCATCGCGGAGCACCTGCGCGGGCAGCGCGGGCGCCCCTGA
- a CDS encoding coiled-coil domain-containing protein, whose protein sequence is MSDTSPYGFELVRRGYDRAQVDERISKLVSDRDSALARITALEKRIEELHLETQNAQAAVTDAEPSYAGLGARVEKILRLAEEEAKDLREEARRAAEQHRELAESAAQQVRNDAEAFAAERKSKAEDEGVRIVEKAKSDASQLRAEAQKDAQSKREEADALFEETRAKAAQAAADFETNLAKRREQSERDLASRQAKAEKRLAEIEHRAEQLRLEAEKLRTDAERRARQTVETAQRQAEDIVADANAKADRIRSESERELAALTNRRDSINAQLTNVREMLATLTGAAVAAAGTPAEDEPISRGVPAQQSR, encoded by the coding sequence ATGAGCGACACTTCCCCCTACGGCTTCGAGCTTGTGCGGCGTGGGTACGACCGCGCTCAGGTGGACGAACGCATCTCCAAGCTCGTCTCCGACCGTGACAGCGCTCTCGCCCGCATCACCGCTCTGGAAAAGCGCATCGAGGAGCTCCACCTCGAGACCCAGAACGCCCAGGCAGCCGTCACCGACGCCGAGCCGTCGTACGCCGGTCTCGGCGCCCGTGTCGAGAAGATCCTCCGCCTCGCCGAGGAAGAGGCCAAGGACCTGCGCGAGGAGGCCCGCCGCGCGGCCGAGCAGCACCGCGAGCTCGCCGAGTCGGCCGCCCAGCAGGTGCGCAACGACGCCGAGGCGTTCGCGGCGGAGCGCAAGTCCAAGGCCGAGGACGAGGGCGTCCGGATCGTCGAGAAGGCCAAGAGCGACGCCTCCCAGCTGCGCGCCGAGGCGCAGAAGGACGCGCAGTCCAAGCGGGAGGAGGCGGACGCCCTCTTCGAGGAGACCCGCGCCAAGGCCGCGCAGGCCGCCGCCGACTTCGAGACGAACCTCGCCAAGCGCCGCGAGCAGTCCGAGCGCGACCTGGCGTCCCGTCAGGCCAAGGCGGAGAAGCGTCTCGCCGAGATCGAGCACCGCGCCGAGCAGCTGCGCCTGGAGGCCGAGAAGCTGCGCACCGACGCCGAGCGCCGCGCCCGCCAGACGGTGGAGACCGCCCAGCGCCAGGCCGAGGACATCGTGGCCGACGCCAACGCCAAGGCCGACCGCATCCGTTCGGAATCCGAGCGCGAGCTGGCCGCCCTCACCAACCGCCGCGACAGCATCAACGCCCAGCTGACGAACGTGCGCGAGATGCTCGCCACGCTCACCGGCGCCGCGGTGGCCGCGGCCGGTACGCCGGCCGAGGACGAGCCGATCTCCCGCGGGGTGCCCGCGCAGCAGTCCCGGTAA
- a CDS encoding PepSY domain-containing protein, with protein MKRTIVIAAVVATAVIGGGTTPAFAGGGGESSGTSSASASADAVNGGQRDDDDAGEGDDDGTGERGVNVTAAQAVEAALQARPGTAVSVDLDTDDDSDDGGDDRDDRGEDRRAWEVEVLGRGTTSYTVRVDPASGKVLGTETDRDDDDRDGDDDRDGDDDRDDRAALKGAGVTAAEAASAASARGFVTSVDLDDDRAGAWDVETRGDDGRHGDWDVALRSGQITADSDDDAGDDRAEQGDDRGDD; from the coding sequence ATGAAGCGCACCATCGTCATCGCCGCCGTGGTCGCGACCGCCGTGATCGGCGGTGGCACGACGCCGGCGTTCGCGGGAGGTGGCGGCGAGTCGTCGGGCACGTCGTCGGCGTCGGCGTCCGCCGATGCGGTGAACGGCGGTCAGCGGGACGACGACGATGCCGGCGAGGGGGACGACGACGGCACCGGCGAGCGCGGCGTGAACGTGACGGCCGCGCAGGCCGTCGAGGCGGCGCTGCAGGCGCGGCCGGGGACCGCGGTGTCGGTGGACCTCGACACGGACGACGACAGCGACGACGGGGGCGACGACCGGGACGACCGCGGCGAAGACCGGCGGGCCTGGGAGGTGGAGGTGCTCGGTCGGGGAACGACCTCGTACACGGTGCGCGTGGACCCGGCGTCCGGGAAGGTGCTCGGCACGGAGACGGACCGGGATGACGACGACCGGGACGGTGACGACGACCGGGACGGTGACGACGACCGGGACGACCGGGCCGCGCTGAAGGGGGCCGGGGTGACGGCGGCCGAGGCGGCGAGCGCGGCGTCCGCGAGGGGGTTCGTGACCTCCGTCGACCTGGACGACGACCGGGCGGGCGCGTGGGACGTGGAGACCCGCGGCGACGACGGCCGGCACGGTGACTGGGACGTCGCCCTGAGGTCGGGGCAGATCACCGCGGACAGTGACGACGACGCGGGGGACGACCGGGCCGAACAGGGTGACGACCGGGGGGACGACTGA
- the meaB gene encoding methylmalonyl Co-A mutase-associated GTPase MeaB — MQDVSTLVARAREGRPRAVARLISLVEGASPQLREVMAALAPLTGGAYVVGLTGSPGVGKSTSTSALVTAYRKQGKRVGVLAVDPSSPFSGGALLGDRVRMSEHASDPGVYIRSMATRGHLGGLAWAAPQAIRVLDAAGCDVILVETVGVGQSEVEIASQADTSVVLLAPGMGDGIQAAKAGILEIGDVYVVNKADRDGADATARELNHMLGLGESRAPGDWRPPIVKTVAARGEGVDEVVEALEKHRAWMEERGVLTERRLSRASREVETIAVTALRERIADLHGDRRLSALAERIVAGELDPYRAADELVAGVTDGA, encoded by the coding sequence ATGCAGGACGTCTCCACGCTGGTGGCCCGGGCGAGGGAGGGCCGGCCGCGTGCCGTGGCCCGGTTGATCTCCCTGGTCGAGGGGGCGTCCCCGCAGCTCAGGGAGGTCATGGCGGCGTTGGCCCCGCTGACGGGCGGGGCCTACGTGGTGGGGCTGACGGGCTCTCCGGGCGTCGGCAAGTCGACGTCCACGTCGGCCCTGGTGACGGCGTACCGCAAGCAGGGCAAGAGGGTCGGCGTCCTGGCGGTCGACCCGTCGTCCCCCTTCTCCGGCGGGGCCCTGCTGGGCGACCGGGTCCGCATGTCGGAGCACGCCTCCGACCCCGGCGTCTACATCCGCTCCATGGCCACCCGGGGCCACCTCGGCGGCCTCGCATGGGCCGCGCCGCAGGCCATCCGCGTGCTGGACGCGGCGGGCTGCGACGTGATCCTGGTCGAGACGGTGGGCGTGGGCCAGTCGGAGGTCGAGATCGCCTCGCAGGCCGACACGTCGGTGGTGTTGCTGGCCCCCGGCATGGGGGACGGCATCCAGGCGGCCAAGGCCGGAATCCTGGAGATCGGCGACGTCTACGTCGTCAACAAGGCCGACCGCGACGGCGCCGACGCCACGGCCCGGGAGCTGAACCACATGCTCGGCCTCGGCGAGTCCCGCGCCCCCGGCGACTGGCGCCCGCCGATCGTCAAGACGGTCGCGGCCCGCGGCGAGGGCGTCGACGAGGTCGTGGAGGCGCTGGAGAAGCACCGCGCCTGGATGGAGGAACGGGGCGTCCTGACGGAACGCCGCCTGTCCCGGGCCTCCCGCGAGGTCGAGACCATCGCGGTGACGGCCCTGCGGGAACGCATCGCCGACCTGCACGGCGACCGCCGGCTGAGCGCGCTGGCGGAGCGGATAGTGGCGGGGGAGCTGGACCCCTACCGGGCGGCCGACGAGCTGGTGGCGGGGGTCACGGACGGAGCGTGA
- a CDS encoding sensor histidine kinase, with protein MRRLFGSVRARATLGATLVVAVALVAAGAAVLLSLYSNLTEQAGAEAERSARAVAADLAGGKRYDQLSLDDDDRPVQVVDEDGVLVAASEGLERITGTGTDAVRPERRTPPTPEPGAGSDDDDSDDSEEGDDDSAAAVLQPGEIAEDTTVTDGSATIDGEQADYRFAEVAVEVPGQGTFTVYAGGPLAAEQNAVSTAQTAMLIGFPLLLGVVAGVTWLVTGRALHPVAGIRREMAEITASEDLSRRVPEPDTHDEVARLARTTNETLAVLETSVERQRRFVADASHELRSPIASLRTQLEVAAAHPELLDLDGAVEDTVRLQRLAADLLLLARLDAGERPTDTQVDLAELAREQAAGRRGVAVEAESLEVAGSRGQLGRVLANLLDNAQRHARSAVTVAVRRDGDRAVVRVEDDGDGVPEADRERIFERFVRLDAARSRDEGGAGLGLAIARDVAARHGGTLAVHDVPAGGALFELRLPLA; from the coding sequence ATGAGGCGCCTGTTCGGTTCCGTGCGGGCCCGCGCCACGCTCGGCGCCACCCTCGTCGTCGCCGTGGCGCTGGTCGCCGCGGGGGCCGCCGTCCTGCTGTCGCTGTACTCCAACCTGACCGAGCAGGCCGGTGCCGAGGCGGAGCGCTCGGCCCGTGCGGTCGCGGCGGACCTGGCCGGCGGGAAACGGTACGACCAGCTGTCGCTGGACGACGACGACCGTCCCGTCCAGGTCGTCGACGAGGACGGCGTGCTGGTCGCGGCCAGTGAGGGCCTGGAGCGCATCACCGGCACGGGCACGGACGCCGTCAGGCCCGAGAGGCGGACGCCGCCGACACCCGAACCGGGCGCGGGTTCGGACGACGACGACTCGGACGACTCGGAGGAGGGCGACGACGACTCCGCCGCGGCCGTACTCCAGCCGGGCGAGATCGCCGAGGACACGACCGTCACGGACGGCTCCGCGACGATCGACGGCGAGCAGGCGGACTACCGGTTCGCCGAGGTGGCCGTCGAGGTCCCGGGCCAGGGCACGTTCACCGTGTACGCGGGCGGTCCGCTGGCCGCCGAGCAGAACGCCGTGAGCACCGCGCAGACGGCCATGCTGATCGGCTTCCCGTTGCTGCTCGGTGTCGTCGCCGGGGTGACCTGGCTGGTCACCGGGCGCGCGCTGCACCCCGTAGCGGGTATCCGGCGGGAGATGGCGGAGATCACCGCCTCCGAGGACCTCTCCCGGCGGGTCCCCGAACCGGACACCCACGACGAGGTCGCCCGGCTGGCCCGCACCACCAACGAGACGCTGGCCGTCCTGGAGACCTCGGTGGAACGCCAGCGGCGCTTCGTCGCCGACGCCTCGCACGAGCTGCGCAGCCCCATCGCGTCCCTGCGCACCCAGCTCGAAGTCGCTGCCGCCCACCCCGAGTTGCTGGACCTGGACGGAGCGGTCGAGGACACCGTACGACTGCAAAGACTCGCCGCCGATCTGCTGCTGCTCGCCCGGCTGGACGCGGGGGAGCGGCCCACCGACACGCAGGTCGACCTGGCCGAGCTGGCGCGCGAGCAGGCCGCGGGCCGCCGGGGCGTGGCGGTCGAGGCCGAATCCCTCGAAGTGGCCGGATCACGCGGCCAGTTGGGGCGGGTGCTGGCCAATCTGCTGGACAACGCCCAGCGGCATGCGCGCTCGGCGGTCACCGTGGCCGTACGGCGGGACGGCGACCGGGCGGTCGTCCGGGTGGAGGACGACGGGGACGGCGTACCCGAGGCGGACCGGGAGCGGATCTTCGAGCGGTTCGTACGGCTGGACGCGGCCCGCAGTCGGGACGAGGGCGGTGCCGGTCTGGGCCTCGCCATCGCCCGGGACGTCGCCGCCCGCCACGGCGGCACCCTCGCGGTCCATGACGTACCGGCAGGCGGAGCCCTGTTCGAACTCCGCCTGCCGCTCGCCTAG